Genomic window (Mycoplasma leachii PG50):
CTGATTTAAGTATTTATAAAGCAGTAATAGTACTAATAACTATTATAAGTTTATTAATTGTAATAAATATTTTAAAATTAACATTTAATAGACCAAGACCCACTAATTTAGAACTATATAGAAATTGATGAAATATCAAATGAACTTCATGAAATCATAACTCGTTTCCATCAGGTCATACTTATTCAGCAACAACTTTATTATTTGTTTTGTTATTATTTAATAAAATAAATAAAAAAGCCTATTTATGAATTAGTTTTACTTGAATATTAATAATAATTATAGCTATGTCAAGAATTGTATTAAATAAACATTTTTTAACTGATGTTGTTTTTTCTGTGTTATTATCATTTACAATATCAACAATCATTTTGATAATTAATCACAAGAAAGGCAAGTTATTTATTTAGTATGACACAAAGTATTATTGCACTTGATATTGGCAGTAAAACTATTGGTTTAGCTTATAGTAGTGGAGTTATTGCTTCAAGTTTAGATACTATTAGATTTGAAGAATATAACTTTGATCAAGGCTTAAGACAACTAGAATCTTATTTAAAAAAATATAATCCAACTATTATAGTAGTTGGTTATCCAAAAAATATGAATAATACTATTGGAGAACGTGCTGAAATGGTTGATTATGTTATTGAAATGTTTTTAGATATGTATAAAAATTTTAATAAAGATCAAATTATTAGAATTGATGAAAGAAGAACTACAAAAATAGCTAAAAATATTTTAATTCAAGCTAATTTGACTAGAGAAAAACAAAAAAAATATAAAGATAGTTTAGCAGCACAGCTAATTTTAGAACTATATTTAGAAAGTAGGAAATTATAGAAACTATGCAAAAATTACACCCATTAGTAAAAGAAGTTTTATTTACAAGAGATCAAATTCAAAAAAGAACTAAAGAAATTGCAAAAGAAGTTGAAAGTTATTATAAAGATAAACCTTTAAAAGATAACAGTTTATTAGTTGTTGGTTTATTAAAAGGTTGTGTACCTTTTTATACAGATTTTTGTATGGTTTGTGATTTAACAATGGAAATGGATTTTATGGTTGTTTCATCTTATCATGGATCAACTAGTTCAAATTCAGCTCCAAAAATTAATTTAGATTTAAATACTGATGTAAAAGATCGTGATATTTTAATTATTGAAGATATTATTGATACTGGATTTACTTTAAAATACGTTAAAGAATATTTATTAAATAAAGGTGCTAAAAGTGTTAAAATACTAACTATGTTAGATAAACCAAGTGGTAGAAAAATTGATTTAACTGCTGATTGAGTTTGTTTTACAATTGATCCATGTTTTGTTATTGGGTATGGATTAGATTATCAAGAAAAAATTAGAAACTTACCATATGTAGCAGTTTGTGATACAACTAAATTAGATGATTGAAAATGATAATAAAAGCTCATCAATTGATGAGCTTTTATTTTGCTTAATTTATTAGGTTATAAAATTTTATTTTACAGCCATTGCTATTAATCCAATAACAACAGCAGCTGCTACTGGCCCTAGTCCTGGAATTCAAGCATATGATCATTCTGATGAACCTTTATCTTTTAAAGGTAAGAATGTATGAACTAATCTTGGTCCTAAATCACGAGCTGGGTTAATTGCATATCCAGTTGTTCCACCTAGTGATAGACCAATACCAAATACTAATAAACCAACAGCTAATGGACCAATAGCTGCAAATGCTGAAGATTTAGCAGCAGTTAATCCTCAAATACCAACTAATAGAACTACAGTTCCAATAAATTCCATTAAGAAGTTTAAAATAGGTGTTTTATGAGTAGCTCCAGTTGAGTGAATTGCTAAAACTCTAGGTTGGAAATCATCATCTGTTTTAGTTGTTAAGATATGTTTTCAGTAAAGTAAATCTACAAAAATTGATCCTAAGATTGCTCCAATAAATTGAACAATCAATACAATAAAGAATAATCCAACTCCTGAGATTTGTTTTATAGCATCTGTATCAAATCCAAATGTATTATTTGCTGCTTTTATTGCAAACATAATTGTTACTGCTGGGTTTAGATGAGCAACTCCACCTAATCCAGCTGATATTCCAGCAGCAATAAACACTGCAAATCCTCAACCGGCTGTTATTGAGATTCAACCTGCATTTTGTCCTTTAGTTCCTTTTAGTACAACGTTTGCTACAATTCCGTTACCTAAAAGAACTAATAATACAGTTCCAAATAACTCTGTTAAAATAATCTGTTGTAACATGCTATCCTTTCATTATTATTTATTTTATTTATAAATTATTCAATTTCTTCTACTCATTTAAATGTTCTTTGAACAGCTACTTTTCAACCTTTAATTAATTTATCAACTTCTGGTTTACTTAGTTCTGGTGTTAATTCAAAGTGAACTTTATAAGTTTTTTTCAATTCTTCAACATTTTCTCAATATCCAACAGCTAATCCTGCCATAAATGCAGCTCCCATAGCAGTAGTTTCTACGTTTGTTGGTTTTATAACTTTAGATTGAGAAATATTTGATTGGAATTGCATTAAGAATTTGTTATTTGCAGCCCCACCATCTACTTTAAAAATTTCGATTGGTTTCTTCATATCTTTTCCCATTGCATCAACAACATCATTTGCTTGGTATGCAATAGCTTCTAGAGTTGCTCTAACAATATGT
Coding sequences:
- a CDS encoding MIP/aquaporin family protein encodes the protein MLQQIILTELFGTVLLVLLGNGIVANVVLKGTKGQNAGWISITAGWGFAVFIAAGISAGLGGVAHLNPAVTIMFAIKAANNTFGFDTDAIKQISGVGLFFIVLIVQFIGAILGSIFVDLLYWKHILTTKTDDDFQPRVLAIHSTGATHKTPILNFLMEFIGTVVLLVGIWGLTAAKSSAFAAIGPLAVGLLVFGIGLSLGGTTGYAINPARDLGPRLVHTFLPLKDKGSSEWSYAWIPGLGPVAAAVVIGLIAMAVK
- the ruvX gene encoding Holliday junction resolvase RuvX, coding for MTQSIIALDIGSKTIGLAYSSGVIASSLDTIRFEEYNFDQGLRQLESYLKKYNPTIIVVGYPKNMNNTIGERAEMVDYVIEMFLDMYKNFNKDQIIRIDERRTTKIAKNILIQANLTREKQKKYKDSLAAQLILELYLESRKL
- the hpt gene encoding hypoxanthine phosphoribosyltransferase, encoding MQKLHPLVKEVLFTRDQIQKRTKEIAKEVESYYKDKPLKDNSLLVVGLLKGCVPFYTDFCMVCDLTMEMDFMVVSSYHGSTSSNSAPKINLDLNTDVKDRDILIIEDIIDTGFTLKYVKEYLLNKGAKSVKILTMLDKPSGRKIDLTADWVCFTIDPCFVIGYGLDYQEKIRNLPYVAVCDTTKLDDWKW
- a CDS encoding phosphatase PAP2 family protein translates to MKNKINHYYIYSGIVFIILISLFIIGSVYDFKIASFKRSENLNLAVFISNLGVIIPSIPLTIALIYLIKSLKLKNKLKINNIIETLIYFIIPLGFIIFNFLYEKQSIVYSIISNLLCLIIISSLIYYFHINKEIISNPDLSIYKAVIVLITIISLLIVINILKLTFNRPRPTNLELYRNWWNIKWTSWNHNSFPSGHTYSATTLLFVLLLFNKINKKAYLWISFTWILIIIIAMSRIVLNKHFLTDVVFSVLLSFTISTIILIINHKKGKLFI